In the genome of Syngnathus scovelli strain Florida unplaced genomic scaffold, RoL_Ssco_1.2 HiC_scaffold_32, whole genome shotgun sequence, one region contains:
- the LOC125966147 gene encoding janus kinase and microtubule-interacting protein 3-like produces the protein MKKLDILGDNANLTNEEQVVVIHARTLPTLAEKWLEYIKVTKSALQQKMLDIESEKDMFCIQKGYLDEELDFRKRSMDQAHKRIMELEAMLYEALPQRDCPATDGEKASHAGVNDVLTADQRQELRSAVDQWKRALMWELRERDACILQERMDLLHSAQQRNKELKEFIEAQKRQIKQLEEKFLFLFLVFSLAFILWP, from the exons atgaagaagctggacatcctgggcgataacgcc aatctcaccaacgaggagcaggtggtcgtgattcacgccaggacccttcccaccctagccgagaag tggttagaatacatcaaagtgaccaagtcagcacttcaacagaagatgttggacattgaaagtgagaag gatatgttctgcatccagaagggctacctggatgaagagttggacttcaggaagcgttccatggaccaggctcataag aggatcatggagctggaggccatgttgtacgaggcgctaccgcagcgggactgccccgccacggacggcgaaaaagccagccacgctggcgtgaatgacgtgctgacggcggatcagagacaagagcttaggagcgccgtggaccaatggaagcgagccctgatgtgggagttgagggagcgcgacgcttgcatcctccaagagagaatggatctgctgcacagcgcgcaacag aggaacaaagagctgaaagaattcatcgaagctcagaagagacaaatcaaacaattggaggagaagtttctgtttctctttctagtcttctccttggccttcattctgtggccctaa